DNA sequence from the Malus domestica chromosome 06, GDT2T_hap1 genome:
TATTGCAAAGAAAGACAGGAGGGGTCTGTCTGTGAAACGGTTAGGTCCAAAAACATAAAGCCGCGGTTTACAGAAACCCTAGCTAGCTATTAAGTGTCTCGATCAGAAGGACTTATTAATGCTTCCTGTTATCTCTTTTTACACACGAATTCCCAAACCAAGGCTAAATTGGATTGCCCGCCTCTCATTTTCGATGCCCTTCTATGcgtttttgttttgtgtgatcacggttaaaccacgtcaacattttatattattatttttatagagataataagataaaaataaatagtaatataaaatattgacatgatTTAACTGTGATCACACAAATAAGAGGGCACGGAAGGACACCGAAAATGtgagggtagacaatccttgtccaaatTGAGCATGCAGACCAAACACAGAGCAGTTAATTGTCTGAGTCGTCTCTCTCTACAATTAATATGGTCTGCTTCTCCCTACAGTTAGTATCATCTCTGTCTATGTCTCTGCCTAATATTTTTCATGTATCTCAGTTGATTACTGAGTCGGGTACAAAATGGATCAACAATATTATGATATCGAACTCgttaattatgagagttgaatCTATGACATTTATGAGTGATCAAAGAGAAATATTATTCAACTGTATTATCGTAATGCTAAACAAAGTGAGGCCACAATAGTCTTGAAAGAGAACACCAGAGGGATGAAAAGGTTCTCGTTTATGAATTTTCTGTTATTTCGTTCCTTATAAATAGTATATAGAGAATAGCTAGGGGCACATCTTCCTGCACATTGTCAAAGTTCCACCATATATCAAGAACTCCAGGTCTAAAGAAGATCGCAAACTTTTCAACATCTGTGAAAATACTCTTGGAGCTAGAATTTaagaaacaattaaaaaaaattacatagttATCTCTACAAATTAGTTGTAACATACGTCCCCGATTGATATGAaaaaaagagagtgaaaaaagTCTTGTCCTGCGCTTGTATAATAGCACCATATATAGAGCTCCCAAACACTTGTATTAGGGTAGCCTTtgtgaagaaagttgaagttttaccataaaactaattggcaatatgggaaagatctcaacctcttataagcccatgcaaagTCCCTCCTCCCATTAATGtgagactcattctcaacacgccccctcatgtgtggcgaattttcgagcctaacacgtggacaacacaacggGGTGACGTGGAGAACATGTGACCGTTTGGATTCACAAGTgggacaacctgctctgatactatgaagaaagttgaggttccaccataaaaccaattggcaatatggggagtatcccaacctcttataaactCATGCAAAGTCTTTCCTCTTATTAATGTGGAACTCATTCTCAACACTTTGGATACCATTCCCTTCAATTCGCTCGCACACATCCGTCATTGTACTACCTCCCGAAAACTCTACTCCGACATCCTTAGCTACCTAACTGCATTCTTTTTATCAATTCATCAAGCTTGTTACTGGTCTTCCTAGCTAAAAGCAAGTCTTCTACCAGCCATTCTTTCTTGGGATTTCAGACTATCCAACAATCTTCTAAGAGACAAATCCAAATCAACAAGTTGGTAAGGCTAACCAGGAATCCAAATCAACAATCTTCTAAGAGACAAATCCAAATCACctatgaaaatgtttttgggttccaaaagcacttaaagtgctttttgcaagaaacaccaattatgtgtttcttccaggaagcactttaagtgtttttccagaatttacttgtatctttactaaagattggttctaaaaatattttcactaaaaatgCTTTCAGtcgttttaaaagcacatccaaacaagcTCGTACACTTCTCTAAAAAGTGCTTCTATCGCAACCGCTCCAACTAAATCCAATGCCATTAATATAGGATGATCTAGCACAAAAAAGTAGTAATTGAGAAAACtcgctcgctctctctctctctctctctctctctatatgttatccaaaaaaaaagttttaattcatatcaAGCAAAGCCTAAGGTAATACTACCAAAGAATGCTTGTTTATCTCATATATGAACAATTAAGTGAACACCGGCTTAATGTATTGTATTAGTCACACTTGATCAATACAAGGCCCTTGTTTAAGCTCTAAAAAAGCCCAAACCACATGTGAATGCACCTCCACATTAAGCCCAATCAAGCCCAAAATGCTAAAACCCTGAAAATCGCATAACCCCCGAAGAAAGTGAACAAAACTCAAACCATCCCAGCTCTCGATCGATCTCCTCCCGCCAACCGGAAATGGCGACGACTCTGCTCCCGGAGACCGCCCAAAAGCTCCTAACCCGAGAAGCCCTCCGCTCCGCCGCCAAACAATCCCAGCGCTGCCTCACAACCCCCGTCCGCCTCCGCCGCGCCATAAAAAAATACCTCCGAggtccccccctctctctctaaaactatGTATGTCTATTATCTGTGTAAGTTatgcaaatttaatttatggGTTTTGGGATTTTAGAGCAGGATGAGCCCCACATGAAGAGGAAGGTGCTGAGGCTATCGGAATCCTTCAGCCAAATCAAGGATGTGAACTCGCAGCTTGTTACGGCGACTTCACAGCAGCTCGTTGAGGACCCTTTGCGGTCTGTCGACCAATCGCAGAGGTGGAAGATCAGGAGCAACTATGGAGATATCGGACTCACCTACAGAGATGACGAGACCATTGCTTATGTTGCTTCCAGAATGCCTGCTGTTTTCTCTGCCTGTCACAGAGTTCTCAAGGAGGTATGAATTGGGGAATTTTTTATCCGGGTAGTGTTGGATGATTTTGAATTATGCGTATTGGTGCTGTATTTGGTTGGTAGCTGAGAAATGGTGGAAAGTAGAggaatttattttcaattttgctagaaatgAGGTGCTTAACTTGAGTTTGATACGTTATCGTGCTTAAGAGTGTGGATGGTGGAATTGGATGTAGAGTTGTTCTGAAGTTTCGGTTTTCGATGGAATAagtttggtgaagttttttgttttgctgTTTTACAGGTTCGTAGAAGGATACCTGAGTTCTCTCCAGCTAAAGTGTTGGATTTTGGAGCTGGCACGGGCTCGGCTTTCTGGTGATAAGCGCATTCGGTGTTATCTTTTGATTGTTAATTGTGTGTAACTATGAATATGGTTATGATGTAAATTGAATGATATAGGGCACTACGAGAAGTCTGGCCACATTCCTTGGAGAAAGTTAATTTAGTGGAGCCATCCCAATCAATGCAGCGGGCTGGGCAGAAGCTTACACAAGGTTCTTGACGATTTGAATGTTCAAACTAGTCATTTGATATTATTTTGCCAAACTTATTTTTGTAATAgtagaccctgcgtaaagcgggagccttgtgcactgggtacgacctttatttcCAGATAAATTGTCTATAACCTGCAGTCGTTAAAGAACCAATCTACTAAAACCTTTAATTTCCTATTACAATGTTTCATGCATTATCAAAGAGTACCATGGAGCTCAATAAAAAATCTGACCACTGTATGGCATGGTTATTTTAGGTCAGAAGAACTTGCCACTTATTCATAGTTATGATAGCCTCCAGTCATTGACAAAAAGTATCACCAAGTCAGAGCGAGAACATGACCTTGTAATTGCTGTAAGTTCCATAAATTTTAAACACCATGTTTGCCTTGGAATATTGGGTACAAATAATAACTTATCTTTGTACTTGTTGCAATGGGGGTGAAGTCCTATGTGCTTGGAGAGATACCATCGCTCAAGGATCGAATTACTATAGTACGCCAACTATGGGATCTTACACGGGATGTCCTGGTATGTCTTACTTTTGCGTATGGATGAGTTTCATGTTTCACTATGATTTCATGAcagaacaatttttttttgttgatcttATGCTCTGGTTTATGCCATTAACAAAGAGGACAAGTATTATGTGGTTTATGCTCTTCTCACAAACAATTTTGAAAACAGCGGCAAAAGAAAGACATACTGAATCTTGTTCACTATCCATGTTTTAATTGTTATCATGGCAATTTTCAGTTTGGAACTTTCCAATTTTTAGCCTAATATTTTTACCCTTTGATTTTCCTAAAATTTTGTAGGTTTTGATTGAACCTGGAACACCGCAAGGATCTAGTATCATCTCTCAGATGCGTTCTCATATATTATGGATGGAAAAAAGGGTAAGTTgtttttcttgtatttgttctttgagatgaattttgagttaagaTGCTTGTTCAATTTATGTACTGGGATTGCGTCTCAACAATCATGCATAATTGACACACTCATCACTTCTTAGAAATGCCGTAAATCTAAAGATGGATCTGAAGAAACTTCAAAGGACTTGGTGACTCAAAAGAGTGGTGCATTTATAGTTGCTCCGGTGAGTATAAGAGCTCTTTAGCTCATATTTTTCTGTTTCGAAACTAATATGTTGCCCAGCTTCTCCTTTGCTTTCATTAAAACTGTGAATTctctcattttattttgtagtttttttATGCAGTGCTCTCATGATGGACAATGTCCGCTGGAAAAAGCTGGAAAGTATTGTCATTTTGTTCAGCGCTTGGAGAGGACATCTGTTCAGCGTGCCTTCAAGGTTCGTCCTTAAACCCATCCACAATCATCGGATCCAGTTATGAGTTGGAACCTGCTCTTTAATTGATATTACCTTCCCTGATATTTTTGTAGCGATCCAAGGGTGGGCAACCATTACGTGGCTTTGAAGATGAGAAATTTAGCTTTGTTGCATTCAGGCGAGGACAAAGACCACGGTTAGTACTTTTTGTGTTCATGTTCAAAATTGTGGAATGTGGGATCTCTAATATTCTTCTTAGACAATGGATGCCGGAAAACCCATTCCCATACAGTTATACAATGTTTTAGTTAATTTTTATTCTGGTTTAATTTTTCGCCATGTGGTTTTGTTTTGGCTAACTTAGTGTCTTTCTTATAACCACTCTTTTAACTGTTCATGACCTGAAGTAAGTGATTACAATCATAAACATTTTGAATTAAGCCAATCAATAACTTCTTAAGTAAAATAATTCCTGTCCAAATATGTACTTCCCTCACAGTTTGGTTCTTTTTATTCACAAATATACTTTTGTGTTGTGAATTCTTTCTCTGATGGTTGCACTTGGTAATGTGTTTAGGGAACCTTGGCCGCTTGATGGTATGAAATTTGAGACTTTAAAGGAGCAACATGCTAAACGGAGTCCAGAAGATCTCGAGATAGACCTTGGTAATTCTAAAATGAGTATCCTTCAGTATAAACATCTTGAtgagccccccccccccccccaccaccAACACGTTACGAACTGTGATCTATTGCATTAATACTAACGTTCTGGCCATTTGTAAACAATTATTTCTTTGGTTCTGAGAATTTGTGTTTGACCTGGACAGATGAGTCAATTAGCTCGCAGCAAGCTGATCTCGTTCCATTTGAAGAACCAAATCCAGTTAACTATGATTCCGATGTTATGGAAACTGATATGGtggatgaaaatgacaaaaacaacGAAGAGGAAGATGAAACAGGTCATGCTGATCTTGGTGGCGGTTGGGGTAGGATTATCTATATGCCTGTACGAAGGGGCAAACAGGTTACAATGGATGTTTGTCGATCAACCAAACGGGATGGTTCAGAAGGTGAACTTCAGAGAGTGGTTGTCACAAAGAGTAAGAACCCTACATTACATCTGCAGGCCCGAAAGTCTATATGGGGAGACTTGTGGCCTTTCTGAAGATGTAAATGTCCGTAGTTATTCACGTTGTAACCGCAATATAAATGGAACTATGATGTTATGTTGGATGTTTATTATTTGATTCTATTTACCTTACTTACCATGGGAACAATACATGACTTGCGTAGAGTTTGTGTCGGTGAGTATCGAGGCCATAGCTCATTGGTTGTTCGTAGGACATGTTTACTGGGAATGAATTAGGATGATTATTTTCATCCTAATCTTAGTTGTAATTTATCGGTTATTTTGGGAgagttttgatactttgatttgTATTTTGATTGTAGGACATGTGAATTACTTTtggaaaaatgaaatgaaacggaggaattttggagtaattccagatGAAGTCGATTTGTTAGTCTTTCGAGATAATTGTGtctaaatttcataatttaattACCAAACTTGTATTACCAATTAGCATTTGGTTTAGTAGTAGTCCTTTCTGTTTGGTTTGAGACGATCTCAAGTGACTCATATGAACGCAAGAGTGACATGACAATATTTCCCCATCCTTGTTAGACAAAGTTTCATCAATAAGAGATGCCACTTTGGTCTATAATCCTCCAAATCCTAGCTACGAGCTATTCCATCTCTCAGACTTATTAAACGCACCAAATTGACCATAATGATACCACTCGTCTGTATTAGAGTGTCAGTTATGTGTAGCTTAACCCTAATATTATGGTAGATCCGTTGTGTGGTATTAGTATTTGGTATAGTTCAAAACAAAGAACTATCGAGGGTTCGAATCCCCCTTTAGCATGAAGATCATTGTatgtaaaacaataaaatagaaCAGCATCAATGCTATCGGATATATTCGCAGTTCTGATATTCAGAtgtgagcgagagagagagagagagagagagagagagagagagagagagagagagaggaaggagacTGGAGCAACTGCCCCCCAAACcacccaaaatttaattttgatgAAGGGAATGTCAAGAACACAGTATTTCGAAATGCAGGCTTTTATAAGATGCCCCACGGGCACCTGTACCTATACATACACACTTGTATCTATATACACGTATACTTCCAGGGATCCAGAATTTCTTGAGCTGAGAAACCAACAAATTAAAGAATCATATAATTGACTTGTATAAGATgatcaaatacaaaaaaaaaataccaatccCCCAGCCACCTGGTGAGACTGCACTTGAATCGTATAAACGGTCGCCACCCGGCATGACCTGACTGGACTATTACACATTTGGAAATCTTCAGGGGTACAAACTAGGTAAATCCACCTTGTAGCAGTCTTTTGGCAAACTGTCAGTAATACTGCATCGGACAAGCACCAAGGGTTATTTAACAATTACCAGCTGTGTTTGCAAAGATGCAAAACCACTGCCTAAAAAATGCAGTCTCTGGGATTTTAACGACGAATAGGTAACCCGTAATTGTGGTAGGTTCTAATCCGTCCATCCCAGCCGGCAGTGACAATTACAAGGCCCCACATGTGAGAAGAACCAGACATGCTCTGGCAAGCTTTCTTCAAAAACTTATACTCGGAGCTACACATCGTTGGGGAAACGGGGACTGGACTTGAGTTTACAAGCTTCTCCTCGGGCCAAGTGGGGGTACCCCTTGGCAAGGACTCGAGCAAAAACCCCCGACCCAAAGAGAAGCAATCGGGCGAAGAGAGGTGCATTTTCTGTTCTAATTTCTCATCAAAGTTGAGATGCTTTAGTGGATAATCAATGCTACTTTGTGGCACATCCCCAATGAATCTGGGGGATGGAAGTGTTCCCGGCAAGCTGTTTACACCATTCCAAGGTATAGCAATGATGGAGTTGTGGGACACGAAACTCTCACAAGACCGTATTTTCCTCAATCGCGAAGAGGTCATGTCCTGGCTATTGAAGTTCCAGATGTGTACATTTGAATCATCGCTTGCTGAGACAATGTGCTTTCCGTCTGTGGTAAAGGACGCAGATGTATGGTTTCCTCCATTTCGAAGACCTAATGAGGAATGATAAaacatttaatgaaaagacttTGGAGGGTGGGGAGTAACAATAACTTTAAACAATTAAGAAGATAAATAAAAGATGATGCATACCCCTATATTTGCAGACGATATCTCCCCCAGAAATTACACGGACTGCTGAATCAGCAGACGTCACCATAACTTTGCTTGGGTTGCTTGGAGAAAACTGAGGAATCATATTTACATTAGTATACTGTACACCGCATTCCATAAAgtgaaaattgaagaaaaaacttaaaaaattttGTCCATAAAAACCTGAAAGCCAGTTATCTTTTTTCCAGGTGACTTCTTTTTGCCCTGTATGTTTATCTGAACATCCAATTCCATATGGTCATCTGAAAATATTGAAACCACGATCACAAACTACAAAGACAGAATAACAAAAATGGGCAAACGTTGTAAGGGCCCGTGGATAGATCTCGCCCTTGCAAAATTGGTTTGCAAGAGCTCATACACTAACCCCAGATGTTCTTATTTTTTTCAACGTGAGACATTTTCAACATATCACAAGCACATTCGCAAAGGGCATGTAAGGATCTAACATTAGATATTTTGCAATATCagaccaaacaaaacaaaagaaaagatattTTGCAATGACATACCAAGATAATCATCTCAAGTCAGCGCGATTTTCAAGAAAAAAAGGAGATTAACTAGCATTTAATTATCAGGAATTCCCAGTTTTCTGCTATGCTTAAGAGTTGGGTTGTAGTTAGAAGCGTTATAGTGGCCTACTATTCAGAAAAAATCACTATCAGGTCTCCATACCTATGATGTTAAATACGCAGCAATTTCCAGTCATCAAACCCACAATTCCTCCCTACAAGTatcaagaaacaaagttaaCCAAAATCCAAGTAGTTTTATGCTTAATTTTTCATTGCCAAAGCAAAAAATCCAACAGACCTTTCCGTCAGGACGATAAGATATAGCAGTGACTATCTCGCGAACATCAATATAATCAACAACCAGACAACGAACAATTTCCCAGATGCGAACTTTTCCGTCTATTGAACCGCTGATGAAATAATTATCATCCAGAGGGTTGAAATTAACACATGTCACTGCATCAAATATCGCATCTTTAGATAGACATTGCAGAACACTTCAAAATGGGAAAAAGAATTGAGATCAAacgatatatatataaaaccaagATAAACGAAGTTATTGATATACTACAGTCTTAAAGATAATGCCAACAAGCGGCAAGGCTCACCAAAATTACTGTGAGAAAAAATTCTCAGGCATCTGTCGCATCCCACTTGCCATAGACGGACCGTCTTATCAACTGAGGATGAGAGCAGAAACTGCTGCGCACACAAAAGGTACCATTAGTTCAATCAAGTTCAGTGAATCAACACTAACTCTGGTGCAATGAATAATTGCAATAGGAAATAAAATCCAATTTCCTACCACTCTAAAAGTAAAGTAGCATATATTAAAAACGAGATAGCACAGCCAAAAGTATTACTAACCCCTTTCGTTGACCATGAGAGATCTAAGACCTCCCCTCTGTGTCCCCGGAACTCATGAATAGGCTTCTCCAATAAGCGAAATACCTTTGGAGGGAAAATGACACAAGCTGACTCTGATGATCGCCCCAATTGCTGCGCCTTAGTCTGTTTTTCTTTATTCACATTTGGAGAATTTAACTTGGAAAATGGATGCATCTTGAAGTATAGAGAAGAAGGATCAGAAGCAATatcaaatttgttgaatttctcaTCCTCAATCACCTTCCACACTCGCACAATACCATCTTCACCAGAACTGGCCAAGTATTGCCCATCAGGACTGAACTTCATGGACAAAATTGAACCCTCATGTGCCGAAAAGTCTTGCCCGGCATATAGTGAAGATAGTTCCTTGGTCCGCTTTTTACTTGGATGAACTCGGACTCTTCGCATCCCTACCCCTGATGCAGATTTAAGACTGATGGGGCTCAACGGAGCCTCATGTTTATCAGCAACACAAATCCCAATtcttaatttccttaaccatcCCCTTTTAACTTTCTTCTTCGTATCAAGAAAGAACCTAGCGTTATCAACTTCTCTCTGTAATAATTGCTGAATCGAAGGAGATGGTGCCGGTGCACTATGAATTTCCCCATTAACCAATTGATTTAACGCAGCTTGACCTAATCTGCCAAGCCTTCCATCATGACCTAATTCATTCACAATGACATTCATTCCTCTGTTCAAATTCCTCATTGCAGATGTGGAATGTGTATCATCCAAAGCACCATTTCCTAGTGGCTCCCGAGCTTCAGTTGACAGAGAAGACACTGTAGACTGACTTGAGCAAGAAGCCACTTCCAATCCCGAAGTTCTCAAGACTACCCCTCTATCTTCCCTAAATCTATCAATAACTTTAATTCGGTCAACAAAGATATCTTCTGAGTCTTCTGTCATCGTCGAATGCGTATCCAAATCTACACCCATCCACTCCAGGAACTTATGGCGGCGCTCATGAACACTTTCCAGGTTCTTAGCCCAAACCTCCTCATACCTTATGAAACCTGAAGCACCAGAACTAAAGTCCTCACAGCAATCTGAACCCCAATCCGAAACCGAAGAGAGGTCCTCTCGGGTATCATAAAAATGATCCTCACGCTCTCCACTAGGACTCCCCAAGGTCCCCATCAATTCActgttttattttcctttcagtTTTCAACCCATGAAATCCTGAATCAAAATCTAACCAACCAAAAAATATCAGAAAAATTCAGACACTCAAATTATGATCAAATCTCTGAATTTGATACcagaagaacccaaaaattcaatCTTTTCCCTTATCCAGAACCAGAAATCTCAATTTTTTTCCCAACAACAACATCCACAAACTGCAAAAACCAAACACAACCCAACACAGATCCTGAAATGATCTTATCCCAAGTCCAAGCATATGACTTTctcaaaacaaaagacaaacccAATTGCCCAAATCAAAAACCAACCCAACAAATTGTTtccaaaaaccaaatcaaaatctGAAACAGGTACAATTGAAAAGGCAGAGTTTTGCTCACCTGGGTCACTAACAAACTTTGGTCAAACCCCAGAAATCTTAATTTATCACAGGGATTTCCACTTTCCCAACCCCTTCCaacttcctttctctctctagcagCAACAACAGTTCCCACTTGGAGAAGCAAAGAATAACTACAGCATGGAACtttaaacaaatcaaacaaactgaaacaataaaagtaaaataaaacaaaaaagaacagAGAAAAAGGGCAAATATCTGCCTCGGGTTGTGCGCCGTACCAGGAAGAGAAGGGAGTGGAAGGTGTTCGCTCTCTCTTTGTTCGCGCTGCGTGTCTTTTTTCTCTCTGTATCTTTCCTCGACAGACCACACTGCTGTCTGATACAACTTGATTGGTACGGATctttcgctctctctctctaacccacCTTTGTAATTGTAAACTAAAAACTGTGGACTGTTCTgattccccctttttttttctttgtaattttcACTTAATtgtactttaattttaatttttttttatacttttcataattttttaccATCTCCAAGAGAATAATTTGCATTTTACGAATAGTTTAAATGAGTTTTGTGTGAATATtgcgggttttttttttatatttggaaTACGGTGGGAGGAAATTGAAGAcctttctttattttgtttcttgtttgttGTGTGATTTTTGGTTAGGCGGATTTTTTTGACTAAATGTTGgaaatgtaatttaattttcttaattcGCCGTACATTTAGTAGAGTCTAGGGATGTGGAGAAGACTAATAGGTGGTTCAATATATGGGGTAAGAAATTCTATTTACAAGAAATAAATCTATTGAATATATTGAACTTGCATGTAGTTTGGAATATTTTGTTACAAGAAAGAAATCTATTGAATATAATGACATATTTTGTTGTCAGTGAAACTCTAAAAATTctgaaaattgaattaaaattaagattCAACCGTCTAACGTATGTGCAAACAATCAAGAGTATAGTCATGTAGTGTATGTCATAGGCTCTAGCCCACCCCAATTTCCAAAACATGAAAAGAAATGTTGTATAAGTATATTTAGTAAAGACAAGTAGTACCAAAAGAGCGGAAGCCGCCTCT
Encoded proteins:
- the LOC103450779 gene encoding uncharacterized protein isoform X1, encoding MATTLLPETAQKLLTREALRSAAKQSQRCLTTPVRLRRAIKKYLREQDEPHMKRKVLRLSESFSQIKDVNSQLVTATSQQLVEDPLRSVDQSQRWKIRSNYGDIGLTYRDDETIAYVASRMPAVFSACHRVLKEVRRRIPEFSPAKVLDFGAGTGSAFWALREVWPHSLEKVNLVEPSQSMQRAGQKLTQGQKNLPLIHSYDSLQSLTKSITKSEREHDLVIASYVLGEIPSLKDRITIVRQLWDLTRDVLVLIEPGTPQGSSIISQMRSHILWMEKRKCRKSKDGSEETSKDLVTQKSGAFIVAPCSHDGQCPLEKAGKYCHFVQRLERTSVQRAFKRSKGGQPLRGFEDEKFSFVAFRRGQRPREPWPLDGMKFETLKEQHAKRSPEDLEIDLDESISSQQADLVPFEEPNPVNYDSDVMETDMVDENDKNNEEEDETGHADLGGGWGRIIYMPVRRGKQVTMDVCRSTKRDGSEGELQRVVVTKSKNPTLHLQARKSIWGDLWPF
- the LOC103450779 gene encoding uncharacterized protein isoform X2, with product MKRKVLRLSESFSQIKDVNSQLVTATSQQLVEDPLRSVDQSQRWKIRSNYGDIGLTYRDDETIAYVASRMPAVFSACHRVLKEVRRRIPEFSPAKVLDFGAGTGSAFWALREVWPHSLEKVNLVEPSQSMQRAGQKLTQGQKNLPLIHSYDSLQSLTKSITKSEREHDLVIASYVLGEIPSLKDRITIVRQLWDLTRDVLVLIEPGTPQGSSIISQMRSHILWMEKRKCRKSKDGSEETSKDLVTQKSGAFIVAPCSHDGQCPLEKAGKYCHFVQRLERTSVQRAFKRSKGGQPLRGFEDEKFSFVAFRRGQRPREPWPLDGMKFETLKEQHAKRSPEDLEIDLDESISSQQADLVPFEEPNPVNYDSDVMETDMVDENDKNNEEEDETGHADLGGGWGRIIYMPVRRGKQVTMDVCRSTKRDGSEGELQRVVVTKSKNPTLHLQARKSIWGDLWPF
- the LOC103450778 gene encoding vegetative incompatibility protein HET-E-1-like isoform X1, whose amino-acid sequence is MGTLGSPSGEREDHFYDTREDLSSVSDWGSDCCEDFSSGASGFIRYEEVWAKNLESVHERRHKFLEWMGVDLDTHSTMTEDSEDIFVDRIKVIDRFREDRGVVLRTSGLEVASCSSQSTVSSLSTEAREPLGNGALDDTHSTSAMRNLNRGMNVIVNELGHDGRLGRLGQAALNQLVNGEIHSAPAPSPSIQQLLQREVDNARFFLDTKKKVKRGWLRKLRIGICVADKHEAPLSPISLKSASGVGMRRVRVHPSKKRTKELSSLYAGQDFSAHEGSILSMKFSPDGQYLASSGEDGIVRVWKVIEDEKFNKFDIASDPSSLYFKMHPFSKLNSPNVNKEKQTKAQQLGRSSESACVIFPPKVFRLLEKPIHEFRGHRGEVLDLSWSTKGQFLLSSSVDKTVRLWQVGCDRCLRIFSHSNFVTCVNFNPLDDNYFISGSIDGKVRIWEIVRCLVVDYIDVREIVTAISYRPDGKGGIVGLMTGNCCVFNIIDDHMELDVQINIQGKKKSPGKKITGFQFSPSNPSKVMVTSADSAVRVISGGDIVCKYRGLRNGGNHTSASFTTDGKHIVSASDDSNVHIWNFNSQDMTSSRLRKIRSCESFVSHNSIIAIPWNGVNSLPGTLPSPRFIGDVPQSSIDYPLKHLNFDEKLEQKMHLSSPDCFSLGRGFLLESLPRGTPTWPEEKLVNSSPVPVSPTMCSSEYKFLKKACQSMSGSSHMWGLVIVTAGWDGRIRTYHNYGLPIRR
- the LOC103450778 gene encoding vegetative incompatibility protein HET-E-1-like isoform X2; the encoded protein is MGTLGSPSGEREDHFYDTREDLSSVSDWGSDCCEDFSSGASGFIRYEEVWAKNLESVHERRHKFLEWMGVDLDTHSTMTEDSEDIFVDRIKVIDRFREDRGVVLRTSGLEVASCSSQSTVSSLSTEAREPLGNGALDDTHSTSAMRNLNRGMNVIVNELGHDGRLGRLGQAALNQLVNGEIHSAPAPSPSIQQLLQREVDNARFFLDTKKKVKRGWLRKLRIGICVADKHEAPLSPISLKSASGVGMRRVRVHPSKKRTKELSSLYAGQDFSAHEGSILSMKFSPDGQYLASSGEDGIVRVWKVIEDEKFNKFDIASDPSSLYFKMHPFSKLNSPNVNKEKQTKAQQLGRSSESACVIFPPKVFRLLEKPIHEFRGHRGEVLDLSWSTKGFLLSSSVDKTVRLWQVGCDRCLRIFSHSNFVTCVNFNPLDDNYFISGSIDGKVRIWEIVRCLVVDYIDVREIVTAISYRPDGKGGIVGLMTGNCCVFNIIDDHMELDVQINIQGKKKSPGKKITGFQFSPSNPSKVMVTSADSAVRVISGGDIVCKYRGLRNGGNHTSASFTTDGKHIVSASDDSNVHIWNFNSQDMTSSRLRKIRSCESFVSHNSIIAIPWNGVNSLPGTLPSPRFIGDVPQSSIDYPLKHLNFDEKLEQKMHLSSPDCFSLGRGFLLESLPRGTPTWPEEKLVNSSPVPVSPTMCSSEYKFLKKACQSMSGSSHMWGLVIVTAGWDGRIRTYHNYGLPIRR